Genomic window (Lynx canadensis isolate LIC74 chromosome A1, mLynCan4.pri.v2, whole genome shotgun sequence):
CCGAGGAAGTGAATTTAATCTTACTAGATAGGTCTCATTATCCAgttaaattttactaaaaatttgcTCTTCATTCTTTCATAGTAGACCAGGGGAAAATAGGTATGTCCTTGTTACCTTGGTGACAATAAGCTCAAACCTCAATGTCTTTTCCCATCCAGTGTATAAAAAaggcctgcctttttttttttttttaaagatttttcttaaagtaatatctacccccaacgtgggactcgaactcaaaaccccaaGGTTACGAGttacatgctccaccgactgagccagccaggtgcccttccatAGAAGTGTTTTTTACCCTCCTAAGAGAGGCActtgatcagattttttttttccacccatatcaatcactttgttttttgtttgtttttaattttttttaatgtttatttatttttgagagagagacagagcatgagtgggagaggggcaaagagagagggagacagaatctaatctgaagcaggctccaggctctgagctgtcaacccagagcccaacgtggggctccaactcacaaaccatgagatcatgacctgagctgaagtgagatgtttaaccaactgagccacgcaggccccCCTCAATTACTTTATTCTTACGCACACCCTAAGAGGCTAGGTGATGGGTTTCTTAGGATATCATAGATTGTAAACTGGACAGAAGGGACCCAAAGTCTGcctaatggaaagaaaaactagaaaacgTAGGCACAACTAGGGAAAAAAAGGTCTAGGGCTAGGTACTAAAAGGGCACCTAGACCTGCCTGTTGGATAATCTTTGTAGACATAACTTTAATAAGAGAATTTATGATAAAGACTAACATTTGAAataaggattatttattttgctttagaaGGTACGTAAATaaatactggatttttttttcttttttgtcaaaaataggggttttttttccttcaaaaattagCTACATTAGAAACATATCTTACTCCCATGTGTCCCATATAAACATGATAGCACTAAACattattttgttctaaaataCTAGTCTTGTTTTTAGTTAGCTCCTTTAAACTGCTAATTGTAAGTTATCTCGGTGTAAATAGATACTAAGtgctttttttaagattttagatCCATATTTATATTTCCCAGAAGTTtaacctgatgaatggataaatatcaGTGGGAAGCAGTAGAATGTAATGCAtgcttgttttaaaaatgcttattttttttgttaataaaaatctTGGTTTTGTTGTCAATATCAAACTTTTCCAAGTTGTCTTATTTTAGATAATGAACATTCTGTTGCTATACTGAAGGAAGAATAGCCTttgcaaaatggaagaattccagATAGCTTACATTCAGTTTTTGAAACCTCATGCTTGTTTACCAACAGTAACAGGATGTCAGGTTTCATTATGGCACACAGCACGCTTTTCAACTCTGCTATGAAGCATGTATATATTTCTTCACTACTTTTCTAAAGACAGGCTCCCGAGTGTGTAATAAACTGGGCCTGTGAAGTTGGTTCAGCTGACAAGGATCAACCATTTAACTGTATTTGCTTTAACTTGATTTATTGATGAGAACTAGTAAAAACTTACTGGAATGTTAAGTTTGTTCATTATCTGTTTCGCTTACGAtactttattttgatatagttgaACAAGGTAGAATAGATGCTGTTGAATGAGTAAGCAGCAGTTCAACTGAGCAAGGTTGGAAACCTAatatccctttattttcttttaaagttattccTTATTGATTTTGGTTTGGCCAAAAAGTACAGAGACAACAGGACAAGGCAACACATACCATacagagaagataaaaatctCACTGGCACCGCCCGATATGCTAGCATCAATGCACATCTCGGTATTGAACAGAGGTAAGTTTGAAAAATGAATGTGTTTCTCAGATCCATAGCAAAAGCCACTAATgggttttagaaatattttaactaGTTTCTTATGATGCCTAAAGATGTCTCTTGGCTGAAGATTTGAAGGACGCTTATTAATTCTTTTACCTGTTGAGCTTTAGTCAGTGCTGTGATGCCAGTTAAACGAGagaccttttgtttctttgttgaaggTTGTCTCTTGGGGAGAAAATACTCCGTGATGGAAAATTAGAAgcataaatgtaattttatcttgatgtttgtttgtttacttgcaACTGAAGACAGTAGTACTTATTTTCTTCACGCTGatcttgaatttttatattttagtgatgCAAGTTGAGtttggaaaataatgttttagttatttagttTTACAAGGAAAATGTTACCTGAGTCCTAATGAACTAAGAGGGGGTGGGTGGGCCATCTCATGTTCTGCTTTTCACTCCTACATAAATTAATAGGATCTGATTTGAAGTAAACATTGTCATGATCTCggtgctttttctatttcttctatcttctatttttttctggtctttcatcttcccttcctcttttatCGATCGATTTTTATTCCTTAAAACAAgcatagaaatgataaatgatatgCTTCTAGGTTCGGGAACCTCGAGAAGGATCTTAAGCTTAGGAAATGTtcagtgtatatgtgtatatatatattcacatgcaTCATTAATtggctttaaaatgttaattggggagcttgggtggctcagtcagttaagcatctgactcttgattttggccccggtcatgatctcatggttcataagtttgagccccatcacCACGCTGTTGGTGCCCaaggaacctgtttgggattccctctctctttgcccctactctgctgtgttctctctctctctctctctctctctctctctctctctctctctctgtgtctcaaaaataaacaaacttaaaaaaaatgaaatgctagtTTATTTCAGCATCCCTCAAGTTAGTTTTTAGGAGCTTCTGCAAAACTTAAAAGTGTCCTGCTACTTTGTACTTTGTTCTATCTTCTTCATTAACCTCATTTAGAAAGTTGTCTCGCTAAATCCTTTTTGCTCTTTAGAAATTAAATTGCAGGACTGTGttggattttataattttgtattctgtgagaaaattttgtttagaaGTAACTCGTTACGAACTTTCTTATTACTTTAAGTACCTTCTTTCACAAGCCACCAAATTGCTCTTTCTCTTCGCTTGGGAAAACTTCTTGTgtacctggctttttttttccagatgcttTCCATAATAATTCCAGCttgtaaatttacattttcttttctagtcgCCGAGATGACATGGAATCATTAGGATATGTTTTGATGTATTTTAATAGAACCAGCCTGCCCTGGCAAGGACTAAAGGTAAACCAGACTTCCATTaccagtctttttgttttgttttaagaataaaaatacacattggaGATGAACTTTAAGGTCCCTTTGAAACTTAAAGCTTTCTGAGAGtgaattaactttattttaaccttttattgggaaaataaaatctgatcgCTTCAGCAAGAATTAATAGAATCCCACTGTCAGGCCTGAAGAACAATTTCCTTTGGGACAGTAAGCAGATACCCACTGGTAACCAGTAGCTTTATCTGAATGGAAATTGACGTGGGCTAATTAAAGGTGGAGGCTTTCTGATTTTGATGTGTTGCCAGTGTGTTGAAAAGGAAGACTTTTATGTGTAGTAAAACTGGTTCGTCTAGTAGTACTACTAgctatattatttaattatcctAACATTTGCTCCTATTAATTAGGAGTTTCACCTTGATTTTTGTGAGTGTCTGTTAATGATAAAATCACTGTGTCCTAGAATTTAATGGCTATTCTGATACTTTATTGTTCCTTTAAAGGAAAATGGTCCCTGTGTTTATTTAGCATCTGTGAATTAGATAAATTGCTCAGTGCTTGTGTGGATAGCTCTATCAAAAATGAGTAATTTTTACACTGGAAAAGTATTTTGACGTAACGTAACTTACTAATGTTACTAAGTGATGAGCACTTTTGTTGGTATTGAGCTGTCTTTACTTTTGCCCTTGTGTTGACTATTGATTATGAAAACACATTTCAGATTTGACTTCACCCATTTTTACTTAAATCATATTCCTATTAGACTTACCCTTTCCTAATAGCTAAAAATGTTCTTGAGGTAGAAACACCGGTAAAGAGCTATCAGtttgggtgggggttgggtgtgttttatttactttgatttgGTTTTAATTCTAAGGTATGATTTCTCTTGAATCTCATGTTGACATTTATGTCTAGTGGGTTAAACTAACACGGTTCTTCTCGATAGTATTGACTATGTCTATGTGGTTTGATTCTTATTTCCACAGGCTGcgacaaaaaagcaaaaatatgaaaagataagtGAAAAGAAGATGTCCACTCCTGTTGAAGTTTTATGTAAGGCAAGTGTGcttgaggcctttttttttttttttttttttaaataataaataatccaaGAAGAGGGAGCATTTTATTTGCCTGTCCTGGAACTTAAACATCCTATGAGGTAGCTAGCTACtaccatttttaatttactttttgatgATTCTAAGTATCTTTAAGAGTAGCTTGAATATatgagccattttattttttaaaaatgtctacttattttgagagattagaagagggagaatcccacgcAAGCTCCACACGaagtacagagccctatgcgggactCCATCCCGCAACCTCAAGATCACAACCCAAGCTGATACCCAAGCTTAACTagctaagccatccaggcatccctttaGGAATCAtttcaaataagtattttatgtttctcatttGGGTTCTGTAATCTGTTAAAaactagagggggaaaaaaagggcatGTAAAGTTGTCTAGTGGAACCTCACTAgttcatgagaaaataaatattctcatcCCTAAACTGGTGCCAGAAAATAATGGATATCGGCAGTTGGCAGGCATATCAAGGAGTAGGGAGACAAAGGCATATCACAGTATTCCAAAAATAGCCAATGGCGGACAATATAGGCGACAGTTGGAATCAGGCTCATTTCTCTTAAATCTCAAGCTTTGTAGAGAAGCCTAGGAGTTGAGAATGGAGAGCTGTCAGTTTCATGTTGGATAACCGTGGTCTCTTACATAGAAAGAAAaccacccaggggcgcctgggtggtgcagtcggttaagcgtccgacttcagccaggtcacgatctcgtggtccgtgagttcgagccccgtgtcaggctctgggctgatggctcggagcctggagcctgtttccgattctgtgtctccctctctctctgcccctcccccgctcatgctctgtctctctctgtcccaaaaataaataaacgttgaaaaaaaaaaaaaaaagaaagaaaaccacctgGTCATCTTTGAGACAACAGTGGCGTAACCGACATAATTAGAAGACcgtatataattatatagttgGGTGTTGGGAAGTCAACATGGAGTTGAAATAGTACTTTGTGGAAGGGGGAAAGTGGTGTTTTTATGTCTCCCTATCCgcaaatttcctttttccttctccacatCTACAGTTAAAGGAGGGATTGGGGTGGGTAAGAGACTATGTTCTTTTCTGAGATTCgggatttgttttaaattaataaatacattgtaGGTCCATGAATAAAATGTTCTTGTCTTAATGGTGCCCCcagataacttttttttgttttaagtttgtttttgagagggagacaaagaatcccaagcaggctccatgctgtcagggcagagcctgatgcagggctcgatctcacgaaccatgagatcatgacctaagccaagatcaagagtcaggtggatgcttaacctactgagtcacccaggcgcactcccccccccccccaactttaaAATCTGTATACTTCAGGAAGCAAAACATATTTTCTGTACACTACTATTTCTGTGCAGCAGAATGATTCATTTGGCTTACCGGGAAAGTCAGCCAtttttcaggaagagaaagggagtgtTAGCACATCGTCTGCTTCTGGGTTACGTATTAATTTTGATCTAGAAATTGTGAACTAGGTCTCACTTTCTGGATTAGCCACATATAATTGTCAGGGTGCAGTGAACACAGagtattagtattattaaaaAGTAGTGAGATTGTTTTCAGTCTCGTTACAGTGTTAACTACTTCATATCTGTATTAGTTACGGCATTGGTAGTTTTCTTTTATGAAGGTTTTGCCTGCCGTCATAAGATAGCAGTGCATGAAGTATACTATTTGACTTTTACTTCTGGTTGTTTAGCTCTATTTGGAATGCATAAATGCAGGCTCATCTGGTATGTGCTGTTTAATGTCTtgttaagaatttaaataaaatgtataatatactgATTAGTTTCAGCTGTCCATTCTCGAACAGTGAAATAATATAAGAATGAAAGCTGTTTACGTATATGCAGTCAATAAAGATGAATGTTACAAGTATATCCATTTTATCCTACCTTAGTTTTCTGGATACGAGAAATTTCTCAAAATTGGAAGGTTGTgggaagagactgtctcttttaACGTAAAGCTCTTCACATATATTTGAGGGGAAGGAtgcagggatttttgttttaatattttacatttctacgtTGGTGATGGCAAAATCTTTTTGGTGATTAATATCTATAGgctcagggacgcctgggtgtctcagtcggttaagcatcagactacagcccaggtcacaatctcatggtttgtggcttcaagacccacactgggctctgtgcagatagctcacAGCCCGGAGCTGTTTCTGATtgcatctccccccccccctctctgcccctccctccctccctctcaaaaatcagtaaacaacaacaacaacaacaaaatacaggCTTAGAgatgtttatatacatttttgagaATCTTTcctaagaaactgaaaatggaaaaagtttATGCCCACAGGTGTTCTTACTAGTATtgtttagaaaagagaaagattttaattGCCTAAATGGCCAGTTACAGGGAACTAGTTAAGTATGATGTATTCACTCGTTCGGATGTTGTACAGCCATTCAGAAGCTTATGAAGAGGTTGGAAAATGACACAGAAAGATACTTGGAATATACTGTTGGTGGCAAAACAGtaatatgtaaattatgtaaataaaataacagttgcggaaaaaagaaaaggcaatccCAGTCTTCGTAGGACAAAGCATTGGATTGATCCGTATCACAATATTGGTTGCTTTGTATGATTGCACTCTCGgtgattttacttttctgtttatgTAAGTATATTCtactacaaaaaagaaagtaatttcagAGTCTGAGAGAAAGTGCCTGTTCACTGTGCCTTTGTGGCAAATAACATTACCGGCCTCGATTTTGtcatttgttcattgttttccattGAGTTGTTAGATGTTGATAAGGTAATAAATTAACAAGTGGGTTCTCCAAGTTATTTAAGGACATAATACTGTAGGGAAAGGAACCATATTTTCTCTGTACATGATGAAGTGGTCAGaacaatgaaattttattaaatttatgagGATACCAAGTCATATTAGTTGCGTTCTCAGATCTTATGGCAAAGTAGTAGTAAAGCACTGTCCTCAAAAACAAGttttacttgcatttttaaatgcatttatttttctgtcttaaataagttgttttgtttttttactttgtgttttaacTCTTGAACTTGTAGGGGTTTCCTGCAGAATTTGCCATGTACTTAAACTATTGTCGTGGGCTGCGCTTTGAGGAAGCCCCGGATTACATGTATCTGAGGCAGCTATTCCGCATTCTTTTCAGGTCAGTTTTTAAGGTGTTTTTAAGACTAGAGACTCCAGGGAAGGAAATTAGTCAAATCCACCCAAGACATCTGTTCTGACAAGTAGCGAAATAAAGTGACTCTAACcagtatgaataaaatattaagaaatttgagTTCATTTGGCATGTTTCCATTGTGATGCAAACGTGCTTGCAATTATTTTAGCTTGGGATGGAGAAACAGTTACTCAAACTCAGAGAATCTAACCTTTCCATGATAATGGCAACTCATATTGCAATTCAAGTGACTGTTGGTGGTCCTTGGAACACTAACTTTGTTATGGAACCCTATTTAATATCAAAATTAACAGCAATTTACATACGAGATAGTTATGGGGTGTATGATGGTGTGGGAGCAGGCCTCATACTCTAGGGTTCCCTGGTGCAACCCAGAAATGGTCTTGAGcggatgggggagggagatagAGTGCATGTGGCTGGAAATCTTAGTTGGAAGAGAAGAAGAATTGGGGTAATTCTCTAAGTCCAGGAAAGTCTGCTTTCCAAGCCACCAGcatacacatccacacacacacacacacacacacacacacacacacacacacacacaccaagcttACATTCTCATACCTACTCTGATTTGTTCTTAGAAGGTGCTTCCTATTTGGATGTTTCCCTAGGTAATTGACAGCTTGAGTGCTGTTCATTACCACTCCCCTGCCTCTTTCAAGAAAGTTTAAAAGTCAGCTTCTTTTTGAAAAAGGAGATTTATTCTTATTGAATACATCAGACTGAAGTGTGGTGACATCATTTTCCTTCAGTTGTGACTTGTAAAAAGTGAAACTGAAGAGTTAAAAAGTCATGTATATGGAAAGAATTCTTTTAGGAGCTACCATAATTAGAGAAAATACTACCATTTTTCTAAAAAGTGCCCTCCCTGTTTTGCAGGTTCAGTAGAGTGTTTAGCCAGACTCTCTTATTAAAGGATTAAcacatcattttctgttttccaggacTCTGAACCACCAGTATGACTACACATTTGATTGGACAATGTTAAAGCAGAAAGCAGCACAGCAGGCAGCCTCTTCAAGTGGGCAGGGTCAGCAGGCCCAAACCCCCACAGGCAAGCAAACTGACAAAACCAAGAGTAACATGAAAGGTTAGTAGCCAAGAACCAAGTGACGTGACAGGGAACAAATTGAACACAAAATTGGGTAATTCCTTCATTTCTAACAGTGTTAGATCGAGGAAGTGGttttgaaagaagtaaaaatttggCTCTGTGTTTTTACAAAGAGACGTCCTTGGAAAATTTGACTACTAACTTTAAACCCAAATGTCcttgttcatatatatatgtatatgtatttgtatatacatatatgtgtgtatatattatatcatttctCTTGGGATTTTGGGTCATTTTTAACAACTGCATcttttttactcattcattaacccgttccaaaataaacatttggtgtTGGGAATATGGTATACTCAATCAATCCAAAATCCTAGACCTAACACTTGttgatttttaataatgaatCTGGTTAGCCATGGTATTTTGACTTTCAGACTAACAGTGTTaagaatttttctgcatgttaaTGCTGtagcatttaaaatgaaaaatggtgaACATGGTCCGATTTCCAGAGGTGGTGCGTCTGGCATTGCCCCCAAAGTGTCTATCTTCTCGGTTGCGGAGCATCTCATTTACGTTCTTAAATGCTCAAATAACTGAAAAGCTCGACACATCTTTCCTACTCAAGAACCAGATCTCTCTTTTGGTTGCTATTTAACTACCTaggttcttaattttaaaatgcttgttttgttttgggcttTCTTTTATGGAACCTTGCAAATACTCAGGGTCTGGGAATTCATTGTGGAATTGAACTCTGCAGTTAGGCCTTGCAAATTGGAAAAAATTGGGGCAAATGCCACTGAACTGCTagtctctttcctttctgtctctggcaCTCTTGGTGCTACTAAGGAGTAGAACTGTTGGGGCACATTCTTGTCACTGTTGCCATACAGTTCAGCTCCCGAGTTtcatggtttttgtttgcttttctttaccCCCGTTGTTCCCTTTCTGGGGCTTACCTCCTGATACCTGCCTACTTTCTGGAAGGGGTGGGCAGGTAAGGTTTGGTTTTTGTGGtttctaattatttcatttctgaatgACTGCTCTAGTCTGAACCTAGCCTTCTTTGGGCTATATTTTTAGTATTGTATCTGAACaatttggtaatttaaaaacagattccGATCTGAGGTTACTTTTCAAGAAGGAGAATTCACTGGTGTCATCCTCATCCCAGCAGCTCATCTGTTAGGAATGAAGTTGAGATTCTTTTCTTCAACATTTCTGTATTGGGGGAGGATTCACAGCTGAAAGCTTAGCGTAACGGAGGTTCTTAGATGATGAAATTTCCGCTCAGGATAACAAACACTGATGCTTGCCTCTGCATCTCAGTTGGGACCTAATTGTCCCTTTTGAGTGTTTTAATCATGATATAGCTAATCAGAGTGCCAAACTCTTAATGCGCTAGGTAGCTAGCTGGTATCACTGAGAAACGGTCCTACCAGTGTAACGTCTCTAAACTTAGGACTTGTTATGCCTAACATCTATTAaggtatttgctttttttcataaaatgaaaccAATTTTTGCCTAAAGCTAGCTGGGATAATAGGATCATCACGAGTTGCAGTTTCTAGAACTAAAATTAGATTGAAATCTCATCTGACCTAGAACATTTCACTTCAGGCATTCAGCAGCCTTCAGAAAGAATTCCCTTATTTTGAGTTAGTTCCATTGTTAGTTtactgtgtgtctctttctcaataaaCAAGCAGAATTTTTGTCCTGCCTCATCTAGGTCTTAAAGATGAGAAGTTGGATCCAGTGAGTTAGTATgtttccttggaaaaaaaaattgtaattaaactTAAGTTTAATCCTTAATTTTGTATTGTAactatttttcataaaagcaacTTTAAATATCGTACACAGTTTtcggggcacttggctggctcagtagagcatatgGCTCTTGATATCAGGGCCTGAGTTTTAGCCCCACTTTGGGGGTAGAgttcacctaaaaaaaaattaaaaatcttacaaaatttTCACGGCAATCATAGACACAGGGTTTATATAAATTACTACATAAACATCAACttgtaaaatattgaaaaattggaTTTTTCATAAAATGCATCATTTACCATTGACTGCTTTCAGAGAGACATTTTCAGGTGGTATATTTTGATTCCAAGCAAAATACTGCTTGCTACTAaaatgtgccaggccctggaatACAAACAACAAAATTGTGTTTGATCTTTGGCTTCTCGAAACGTTTGTTTTGTCTTGGATCTAGAACTTAGTGCCCCAGACAGATCTCATGTGAAATCCCCTCAGTATAAAGCCATGAATGTGTACGGCAGGTTTGAAGGTGGCATGAAATAAGTTTGGGGAGCCTACTTCCCTAACCCCAGCCGTATTTATCCAGACCATCTATTGAGAAATCTCCTATGAAGTCTGGACTTTGAAGACAGTCCCTTTAGGTGACTTACTCCTTATTTCAATCTCTATGTAATTAGGGTGTTTAAAAGCATGTTATTCTCTTAGGGTCCACTACagtcatttttttattcaagGAAGAGCTCCCCTGCAGTTCAACTCTTCACTAATTCCAAGAAATCCTTTCAGTGACGATAACATcatataatacatttttctgGTTAAAACTTTAGAAGGCACTTACCTAATACATCCTATCAGTTTTTGTTCACGGAATTATATGCTGAGGTTTTCCAAAGCAGAGAATTTGGTTTCTTAAATGTATCTTCAGCACATGAAACTGTATACTGCAGGGATATCTATTCCTGGAAAAATCCCCGGAACTGGTtgacatattaatatattttacgttactagttttagtttttgaaaattgTATATGGGATGTTTCTTCCATGGAAAGGTGTGTGTGTAATAAGTTGTTTCAGCAGTTCACTGTGAATATCCAAAAAGTCTTTTAAAGTCTGACTTACTCAGCTAAGATGGGTTTATTATGTGTAATAGACTTCTATCCTAAttacttttctaaagaaaagatCTTTTGAAGTGCTCCATTCCAAGGCCCATCAAAAGACTAAGAAATAAGGCGTTTCTCATTTCTTGTAAAGCCCACTATGATGTGTACTAATTTTCGGTGCTCTTACGCCACAAGATTATAATTAGTTTTTATAcatgttaaagagaaaaataaaagattcacaTCTGagacacttccaaattcatttcgCTTCCTTTTATTCAGCTGTATGTGATTATCAGGAAAGTAGTTTTTAAGACATTTAAGAAGTActaaagggaaaaggaaatctTTTTAGGACATTCAGAATCCAGTTAAGTTCACCATTTCTTTAGTTGAGGTCAGAGATGGGGAGAATTTCAGAAGGTGGTGAAGCCAAAGTTGGATCCTTACATAATTCTGTTATCATCTTAGTCCCTCTGTTCACTACTCCAAGCCGTTGATATTAAGCATAGTTTTATCATAATCAGATACGTGGATGTCAGATTGTTGACAGTCAAAacatagaaatttttttctatcaCATTCTCCTACCATGTCCATGGTCTTCCTTGAATTACCTTCCAGTGTTTACTGGAATTCACCTACCATTTATGTCTAGCTTAACTTTTTCTGACTTCACCAATTGCTGCTAGGAACGTGGCTGGTCACTCAGCAACGTAACCCAAATCACAGGGGAAGACCTTGAAATAATCTGGAGACTGATCTTCTCTGAATACACTTAATCTAAAGAAGTGCCAGAGAGCTGCATCTGCTTGCTGAAATTTTTGTCAGCTTTTTTCATTGTGGACACTACCACTGGAGAGAAAAGAGCTCAGTAACCCAACAGGAAATGAAGACCAGTGTGCAAGAATTGATTTGTGGTCATCTGAATGAATCTCACATCTCCAAGGCTGGCTGGACTTACCAAACATGAACTTGTCAGAAAATCTGGACGATACCACAACAGTCAGAAGACCTAGAGGAGTACAGTGTTGCTGTGACTCAGTGGTGTATAATGCAGACCATCTACCAGTTGGGGAAGGAATCAATTGTAACAGGTATTTCAAGTTCAACAACCTCAG
Coding sequences:
- the CSNK1A1 gene encoding casein kinase I isoform X5 → MASSSGSKAEFIVGGKYKLVRKIGSGSFGDIYLAINITNGEEVAVKLESQKARHPQLLYESKLYKILQGGVGIPHIRWYGQEKDYNVLVMDLLGPSLEDLFNFCSRRFTMKTVLMLADQMISRIEYVHTKNFIHRDIKPDNFLMGIGRHCNKLFLIDFGLAKKYRDNRTRQHIPYREDKNLTGTARYASINAHLGIEQSRRDDMESLGYVLMYFNRTSLPWQGLKAATKKQKYEKISEKKMSTPVEVLCKGFPAEFAMYLNYCRGLRFEEAPDYMYLRQLFRILFRTLNHQYDYTFDWTMLKQKAAQQAASSSGQGQQAQTPTGF
- the CSNK1A1 gene encoding casein kinase I isoform X4; its protein translation is MASSSGSKAEFIVGGKYKLVRKIGSGSFGDIYLAINITNGEEVAVKLESQKARHPQLLYESKLYKILQGGVGIPHIRWYGQEKDYNVLVMDLLGPSLEDLFNFCSRRFTMKTVLMLADQMISRIEYVHTKNFIHRDIKPDNFLMGIGRHCNKLFLIDFGLAKKYRDNRTRQHIPYREDKNLTGTARYASINAHLGIEQSRRDDMESLGYVLMYFNRTSLPWQGLKAATKKQKYEKISEKKMSTPVEVLCKGFPAEFAMYLNYCRGLRFEEAPDYMYLRQLFRILFRTLNHQYDYTFDWTMLKQKAAQQAASSSGQGQQAQTPTGKQTDKTKSNMKGF
- the CSNK1A1 gene encoding casein kinase I isoform X2; protein product: MASSSGSKAEFIVGGKYKLVRKIGSGSFGDIYLAINITNGEEVAVKLESQKARHPQLLYESKLYKILQGGVGIPHIRWYGQEKDYNVLVMDLLGPSLEDLFNFCSRRFTMKTVLMLADQMISRIEYVHTKNFIHRDIKPDNFLMGIGRHCNKCLESPVGKRKRSMTVSTSQDPSFSGLNQLFLIDFGLAKKYRDNRTRQHIPYREDKNLTGTARYASINAHLGIEQSRRDDMESLGYVLMYFNRTSLPWQGLKAATKKQKYEKISEKKMSTPVEVLCKGFPAEFAMYLNYCRGLRFEEAPDYMYLRQLFRILFRTLNHQYDYTFDWTMLKQKAAQQAASSSGQGQQAQTPTGKQTDKTKSNMKG
- the CSNK1A1 gene encoding casein kinase I isoform X1 gives rise to the protein MASSSGSKAEFIVGGKYKLVRKIGSGSFGDIYLAINITNGEEVAVKLESQKARHPQLLYESKLYKILQGGVGIPHIRWYGQEKDYNVLVMDLLGPSLEDLFNFCSRRFTMKTVLMLADQMISRIEYVHTKNFIHRDIKPDNFLMGIGRHCNKCLESPVGKRKRSMTVSTSQDPSFSGLNQLFLIDFGLAKKYRDNRTRQHIPYREDKNLTGTARYASINAHLGIEQSRRDDMESLGYVLMYFNRTSLPWQGLKAATKKQKYEKISEKKMSTPVEVLCKGFPAEFAMYLNYCRGLRFEEAPDYMYLRQLFRILFRTLNHQYDYTFDWTMLKQKAAQQAASSSGQGQQAQTPTGKQTDKTKSNMKGF